caactgcttttgtgGAACAGTCCCCGATGGAAAAACAGTAGGGGAGACGCTagaaaacacccatgtttgctgcctaaaaagccacttaaaacaaacaagttttTTGGTGGTGTGGTGTGCAGTGGTCTGCATCCTGGCAGCGTCTTGCCCAGGtaacatgccatccaccatctcctccatctcccaGTGACAAGGTCAGCTCTTAttctatgtcactttagaaacgttgatatgatttGCATGCAACGTAAAAATGCAACATATTcatgttttgcagaaatgtacaacggCAAAAAATTTTTGTGGCGACTTGGCTGTGGGTTTTCAGTGTATCCAAATACAACAgatcatatgatatcctacagattagcaccccacaaatgactAACCCAATTAAAGCaaatacatatttaatgttAAGTTATTTAGGCAAGGTTTATGCAAGTAATTTTActgtggctaggtttaggaaaagaaacatgatgacatcataccctaaaataactcaaaggtcactcaaagttcacatggttcaGAACACTGATCTCCTGGAGAAAGTCTTGTGTATTGTGACCCATCCAACCACCATAACAACGTGCCCTAATGGGATCACTTTCTTCTTCACttctgtcagtgcattggtcacatgatcataaatttcccaaacacatggcttacacacaaattactggctcatgatcacgtgggatatgtacgaattttggtGCCTTACTTTTCCTAAGAAATTGTACAAGCAGTGTATGAGAGCAGCTTGGGGTTTTCCTGTTCTTGCTCTGGCCTTTTCCAAGCACGGGATATGCCGTACAGGTGAATAATGCAGTCCATACACAGAAAGATTTCCAGAGTCCGTCTGTTATTGAAGTGACTAGAACACAAACAATGACTACACTGTCACAGCAAGTGGAATGTACACAGTAAACACCACAGTGCATTAGGTTATTCAACAGAAAACAGCtagaagagacagaaagacactgACAGTGATTCATTTCATCAAAGCAATCCTCTATACATGGTTTAAATGCCACGGTTTATTGATACAACACGATACTGATGCAGTGTGACCTCACTGGGTCAGGGGTTGTTGGGAGGTTGTCATGGGAACCTGGGTATTGATGGTGATTCGCTGCCTGGTTTGACATCGGATCATCCCTATGATGGCTCTTCTGAACCTGCAGGAAAAGATTATCCACTCACAGTTAAGTACAGCACACCATTTAAACACTAAAATAATAGAAATCCTCTCTCTACCACCACAACTGCAAGTAACAagcacatctgcacacacatcaACTGTTACCAAAGTGGAATGAGGAGAAAAACACTCACTTTTTGTTGGCAATAACATAAATGCAGGGGTTGTAAAAGGTGGAGGACTTGGCAAAGAGTGGAGCGATGATAGCCATGGGGGCAGGGATGGTTTTGGGGTCACCAAATGATGCCCAGAGACAAACCAAGGAGTATGGAGACCAGGCCACCAGGAACATGACGATCATTACTATGGACATCTGCCAGCAGAATATGGTAGTAAAGGAGAGAGTTAAATTAAAGGgattgttccttttttttggaaatggggttgtatggggtatttATGTAAAGACAGCATATTAcaaacagtagatgtcagtcagcacaactccagtttggagaaggaATTTTGACATTGAAGCTAAGTAattactgctgtggagggggcagcaacaaaacatattttaggcacctaaagtcccacctaaataattatcattatcagTTAAAGTGTATGGTATTGAGAGTCTTCTCACTGTTTTACCTTGATGTCAGACAGTGACTTCCAAtgggaaaatgaagccattatatCGTGCTCTTCTTCGCCAGACTCCATCgtggaaaaacagtaatttagcATCGCTGAAAACAGGTGCTGCTGCGCTACTGCTGGCTCAAGcggttattttgtttgtgttattgtgtgactttggctttTAAAAGGgctagtttggattcaccacaGTCACGCAATAATAGAAACTAGCTAACTGATGGACACAGccatagaccagcagctcctgtgctcagtgagctaaaattattgtttttctcaatggaatctggtggctttgacggcAGCATAGATGGGGATCTAAAGCTGTTAATGGCTTCCCATCAAaacgggctgtctgacagaaaggtaaagtgataatactctcaatatactgtacatttaaactgatgttattttttttttagttggctaaaatctgttttgttgctgacccctccacagcagtgcattgcttagcttctgtgttggaCTCTGGTCATCTTCTCCGCGGGCGTGCTGACTTACATCTACTGTATGAGTACACTGACCGTGGAGAAGTACCTCATACATTCCTACTCCAACATTCaaactatcactttaagtgGATCGACATTAAGGTGATAAAAGGCATAATAAGACTGCCAATTTTGATGAAAGCTCAGATAATCTGCTATATCTGTTTTTCAGGTCAAGAAGACTCACATTAAGTTTTTATTATAGCCCAAGGTTTCCAAAGGCTTTGAGAGACAGTGACggactcaggatgtttgaaAGGCAGGGGcagaaaggaaaaaagggcacctactgcatgacatagggacaagagggcagccaaaagggcaaATCCGCTCGTTTTCATCCAATAGGGCCATCGTCTTGTTGTCACCactcaagagggcagccaaatGGGCACATCCACTCATTTTTGTTAATCgagagggcagccaaaagggcacatccgCTCGTTTTCATCCAATAGGGCCATCGTCTTGTTGTCACCactcaagagggcagccaaaagggcacatccgCTCATTTTTGTTAatcaagagggcagccaaaagggcacatccgCTCGTTTTCATCCAATAGGGCCATCGTCTTGTTTTCACCactcaagagggcagccaaatGGGCACATCCACTCATTTTTGTTAatcaagagggcagccaaaagggcacatccgCTCGTTTTCATCCAATAGGGCCATCGTCTTGTTGTCACCactcaagagggcagccaaaaggaCACATCCGCTCGTTTTCATCCAATAGGGCCATCGTCTTGTTTTCACCactcaagagggcagccaaaagggcacatccgCTCGTTTTTGTTAatcaagagggcagccaaaagggcacatccgCTCGTTTTCATCCAATAGGGCCATCGTCTTGTTTTCACCactcaagagggcagccaaatGGGCACATCCACTCATTTTTGTTAatcaagagggcagccaaaagggcacatccgCTCGTTTTCACTactcaagagggcagccaaaagggcacatccaCTCGTTTTTGTTAatcaagagggcagccaaaagggcacatccgCTCGTTTTCGCCactcaagagggcactttaaCGCACCAACAGTGTagcaaaagcagcaaattgGTAGCAGGTGCAGCCCACTGCCTACTGGACCTGATGGATTGAACTGGATCTGTTAAGCCAAATACAGATGCACTCAGATGCCACATTTTTGTAGCGCTCACAGTCCAATATCCAAGCAATGAAAATGCAGTACATGCGTGAGATGGAACTAAGTAGAATTAGTGCCTAAAAAGACATTTCAGGCTACAGTTACACTGATAAAGTGTGGGTTGATACAAAGCCTTTTAAGTGACCATATTGATTAAAATTAGTTGGACACAGAGGACCAAAAATGTGCCGGTAATGTACCCGGTGGACACTGGATGTGTCAACATGTCATTCTAAATGCAATAAGACTTTGTTACATCATAGCATGCCATGGTTAGAGTGTACACCTGGAGCGTTTCACATGCAATGCGTGCAGGGAAAATacttattaattatttttgacTAATAGCCATTTGAGTTATTGGATAACTTTGTTTAACCAaatattaaaatttaatttaaaatgatgACCTATGCCAAAGCCACATCCCACTGCAAGTGGTACACTAACTCatcagagaaggagaaagaagagTGAGTTTGATGGCTCTGTGGGGCTCAGTGTTCACCTTGGTGACATCCATCTGATCTGACCAGTCGATGTTGATGCTGTCCAGGCAGTTGCTGGCTTTGTATCTCTTTACAGTGACTGACACGTTGTAGTAGCAGTAAAACATGACGGACAGAGGCAACACAAAGTTCACAGCAATCACAGCCATAGTGTAAGAGATGAaggagctgtggaggaaaaGCAGAGGTAGTTTAAGAGTCGTATCTTGGGCTGGCTGACTTTGAAAAAGAGTTTTAAATCCTAATCATTTACATTCAGTTCAAATTTTCCTTTTGCATTGGCTATATAATTAAATATAGACTTACCAAAGCAGGGCCAGGCTTACTAACTAATTACTTCTAGTAACTATTCATTAACTTGTTGCTGATGTTATTTGTGGGAgtttttatacatatattttattttattttatgcatttaaccaggaagtcctattaagattgaaaatctcttttacaagagagacctggctgtctcatacttgtgtttggccatgtcgctgagctagtttgctgtctcggTTAAGTAGCTgttcattagtcactcactctagagcaggaaacagcacttcaaaataaaagctctctgCCAGAAATTCCCTGTATTtagaaataaagtgtgtgtgggttgtttttgttttaaagggaaatttcggtttatttcaacctgtctcctatcgtcctaaatttgtttcaagtgactagtgacataaaaataatagttagcatgttagccgttggccttgatacagccggggcgcatagtagcgtcagacctgttaaaacgtaagtgaacaggcaaccttcaagtgcaaagttagtccactaaacaagctgtttttccacaaagactgcctcatatcgttaggataaatgtcagagaacatatagaaaacgacatgtaaacgtgttgtcttaccttaccagtgtgctgccatgtttgtttaccatttagctctgctttccaaagcgcggccgaaaactcgcgagaacaagcagcaacagctggaaggcagaaccagacagtagcctgaaaagttcattcatttattttatgaaagatttatagaataatggctgactttttgccagacttcgactttgtggaggaggaatttgattttgcagagtttgatggccgcccttatttatttgagccagaatacactgacgaagagcttcgtgaaattgaggaggagagagagagagagagagagagagagagtcgcaacaggtagaggacgagagaggaggaatggctgctgcaaggctgcgtagctctggagattggtggtgtaatggtagctgtgaatgctgtgccccaatgcccacagaagaggaatgcctctgttgcaaggaatgggaccggttgcagccttattttcaaggtctggatgtgaccgaggacgagccACCTCCACGTGGAGTAatgttagtatccagctgggctttatctagagctcgcgagatatatttcggccgcgctttggaaagcagagctagatggtaaacaacaaacatggcagcacaccggtaaggtaagaaaacacgtttacatgtcattttctatatgttctctgacatttatcctaacgatatgaggtggtctttgtggaaaaaaagcttgtttagtggactaactttgcacttgaaggtatgcccgttcacttgcgttttaacaggtctactatgcgccccagctgtatctaggctaacggctaatatgctaactattatttttatgtaactagtcacttgaaacaaatttaggacgataggagacaggttgaaataaaccgaaatttccctttaacaaacttgacacatttcagtcacttgtggtccattcagaatagacctgcgacccacttttagGACCTCTTGGGACCACAACacatcagttgggaaccactgatctagacaCATAGAGAACATCTGGAATGTCTTTTTACAAAATTGATTGATCCATAAGTGAAAAATTTGACACTTAAAGATGTATTTTTGACATGCAATTGTGAAATCAAAAACACTTCATCTACCCTGATGGCAAACTATTGTCAAAttctttttaatgaacactgGAGCTTTACTTAGTGTGAATTTGCAGCAGCTGTTTACAGTTACACATTCTGATGCACTGTGGGCTCAATTTTTGATCAGTTGAAAATCTGTGTGATgcgtttgtgtaggacagtcagAAGATGCTGTATAGCAAGTTTAATGTGAATTGAGCAAAAAATGTGGAAGAAGATaggtttaatttattttgcagctcctgataaaaacaGAGTGATTGAATTCACAGTTTGCACTAGGTTGGGGTGTACAAAAGTGCCTTCACAATTGGACCTGGTTTAGTGAGAGTTGCAAAGCCATGGGCCATACAGGTGATTTGTTATggattttcaaagttttgaactttaatCAGTAGccgtagcgccaccatcaggaaaTATTGGCTCCCATTTCCCGTTGAGGAACTTtagcatgggactggacctatGAGCCAAGTTTAGTTAGGGAAGTTAGATTTCCTCAGAAagggaaggagaaggaggagaagaagaatatTGGCAAATATAATGAGGGACTTGCATAGTTGACTACACTATGACTGAAGGTCCCTGGTAATCAGATGAATGAAGGGCTTAAGCTAAGACATTCCTTACATATTTCAGCAGCGCAACGTGACACGGTAAATgtagtaaaacaaacaaacaaaaacaaggatGAAGGACATCCACTGCATATGGATAGTATAGACTGTCTTACTGAACCCAGGGGCAAATTGATACCACCAGTCACACTTACCAAACTTATTTTCTGTAATTTATCCCACAGGGGGATAAGAGCACAAACAGAACTTTGTAAGGTAGATGTAAACTTAcgtttattttactgtttttgttttgttgtttggatGGATCTTTTGGACCGTTTTTGACAAATTTATTATAAAATAtagttttctgttgtttttgggtatgcttttattttgtgagTATTTATTTGATAATCAGTATTGcttgattgtttttataaatgaataaattgagCCCTAAGAGAACTTAGTAATAATAGTTGTTACAATTTGATAACAGGATATTTCAGTCGCAGCACAATTAGTAGTGGCagcagtagtatttattttgTGATGGTTTTCAAACAAAATGTTACAGCTACTGTCAAGTGTCAAGTATGCAACATGCATTTGCAGTCTATTGACAACTCACGCATCATTTTGCCTCCAGTTGATGGTACATGTAGCTCCAGTGGGGTCAGGGGCATAACCAGCCCACCCCACTATCGGCATGGAGGACCAGAACACAGCATTCAGCCACGCTGCCACAATAAGAAGGTTGTATGATTGCATCGTCATTTTCTGCCCTGGAGAGAGAAATTAAATCCACAATGAAGGTCACTAACATGATGATTCAGTGTGGAGATATTTGTCTCATTACAATATTGTCATTGTGACTGTTATTGTTGTCAGAAAGGTTTATCCCATTAGGAACATGAAGGTGTTCAGTAAGTTCATGGCAGTGTGTCATTGTCATGTCATTTAATGTGTACAAGTAAAATCATAATCACAGTGAAGGTAATCGTTCAGTCCACTATTTATTGTACATGTGCAACAGCTTGAtacagcatttttatttttattgtttttttattattattattcacatCATTTATTTCTGATTTTATAAATGATTATGTTGTCTGTCCGTTTTATTGACTAGTTGGCACCTGATCAGATTCAGCACTCCTGATCTTGTTGAATATTCCTTgtacaatgacaacaacaactttttattctattctattctattctattcatcTGTAGTTTCCTTTATGCCTTATACTTTTAAATAACATAGTTTTTCATCTTTAAGCTTGGAAGTATTGAATCATTTGTAAATtgaatttgtgactcaagtctgacttgataccaagtcatgtgacttgagtccacaaCTCTGAAAATTAGGGTTTTGAAAAGTGAGGGGCACATGTCCCCCCCCCCATCTCCAATGGATATATGTGTatgaagagcagaagagcagtAAATAGATACCTATGTCTGGTCTGCAGATGGTGAGGTAGCGGTCGATGGCCACCACAGTCAGCAGGCCGATACTGGCCATGCCGAAGAAGATATTGAGAGCTGCATAGATCTGGAGACATAAACAAAAAccttaattaaattaaatttaaaaaaaaacagttagtGATAATGGTCCTTTTATTCTAATTCTAATACTTCTAATAGGCCTTTATATCACTTGAATATCCACTAAATACTCTACTGTGCAATATACAGCCACCTGTGCAATATTATGCTGTCTGTACAAtattcctgtgttttttttcactgttgcaTATAATATACTGGGTTCTACTGGTTTTATCCTTCCCTTCTACTGGGACTCACGGATGTAGCTTGCAACGATAGTGTAAATCTGTATACTAGTGAAATTTGTTTTGTATATTTcttatttatagtttttttcAACTTGTTTCTATAGCTGCCTTGTTTTAACTTATACCTGTATTGCACTGAATCTGAGAGCTGATACCTCAATTTCGTTGTACtcgtacaatgacaataaagagattctgattctgatatgtCCTTGAGGTTTACTGGTTCAAAGTAGTTGAATTTTGACACATAAagatagctaaaaaaaaaaaaacacgacaAACATCATGTCTGGTATCATGTTCAAATTCACATTAACCCATACATTTCTATATCAGCCAGGGGCTAAAAAGAGGCACACCAGGCCGACCTACCCAGGATGTTAACTGATTTTTCAGTTGAAGGAAATGCTGTAGTGTTTTAATATTTGAACATGCTCCAATTACTTTAAATAAAGCCATTGGTTTCCAAGTATTTTAACTAGGGCAGCAAccaataattattttcattatcaattaacctgcagaTTGCTTCAGATTAACCAAGAACATACTAGGTGAAAAAAATTGTTTGAAATCTTGgataaattgtgaaaaaatgCCCATCTTAAATTTCCCAGGGCCCAAAgtgacattttcaaatttgCCTAATCAAAAGTCAAAAACACAAAGGTATTAAAATTATGATGATTTATGATGAAGGAAAGCAATGTCTCCCCATATTTAAGAAGCTAGAACCAGAGAATGTTTAACAATTTTCCTTGGAAAAATAAgccaataaataaacaatgaatCGATGTTAATTATCATtccttttttctatttttcatcaaagccaccatgtttgtttgtgttttttggcaaaGTTACAGTATTATTGcatagaaattaaaaatgttttgctctGCAACACGCAACAATATCAAAATGATACATACTGACACAGAACTCTGGCAACAGTGAATGCCGATTAGTGAATTCACTGGTGGAAAACCAAACTTGAACAAGTCTCAGGTTTCCGATCCTTGATTTCACAGTGCACTAAAGTAAACCAATGGCTGCCTGGAAGATTGGATAACATATCCAACAACCCACGAGTCTATTGAATGCCTATGGTTAGCAGTATTATTGTAAAGTGTACCTGATTTTCGGTGGATGGATAAAATTCTTGTGTCGTTTTTGTTTTGAGAAAGCTGTCAATGATCAGCACTATATGACCCAGTGGAGGGCAGTATTTTGACTGAACAGATGTGAATAGATAACATTCTCACTcagaccttgtcacatatcgacatttggccACTTGACTTTTCACATCGAtgtatgacgtgcaaggtaccctgggtgtgtttgttgctgatgttctgggaAGCTCTGttctgtgtcaacttcagcctgttacatgcagtctgttttcaaaatacacttgagTTCtcaaaggaaatgtacagtttgcatacagtctctttcaaaataaaagcactatgttggTTCAACactagcctcg
This Epinephelus lanceolatus isolate andai-2023 chromosome 15, ASM4190304v1, whole genome shotgun sequence DNA region includes the following protein-coding sequences:
- the rrh gene encoding visual pigment-like receptor peropsin; translation: MGIDSGVNISDDVVPYGGESAFTQLEHNIVAGYLITAGVISLASNIVVLLMFAKFKELRTATNFIIINLAFTDIGVAGIGYPMSAASDIHGSWKFGYTGCQIYAALNIFFGMASIGLLTVVAIDRYLTICRPDIGQKMTMQSYNLLIVAAWLNAVFWSSMPIVGWAGYAPDPTGATCTINWRQNDASFISYTMAVIAVNFVLPLSVMFYCYYNVSVTVKRYKASNCLDSINIDWSDQMDVTKMSIVMIVMFLVAWSPYSLVCLWASFGDPKTIPAPMAIIAPLFAKSSTFYNPCIYVIANKKFRRAIIGMIRCQTRQRITINTQVPMTTSQQPLTQ